The proteins below come from a single Prolixibacter sp. NT017 genomic window:
- a CDS encoding lysophospholipid acyltransferase family protein, whose translation MGIVSSKDLVKASPFIQYFGGEYFAKFLMHLLRFNELNTLYEEIGNKSGIEFIDALIDYLDIRLEFNPQDLERIPATGGFITVSNHPFGGIDGILLIKLMSMARDDQKVLANFLLKKVKPIGEYFFAVNPFENMPEAGSSVSGMKAAFDHINEGGVLSIFPAGEVSTKYNSANFIADREWLYPAIKFIRKADVPVVPIFFHGTNSRMFHWLGRIHPTLRTARLASELLNKKGKTIKVRIGNPIPVKEQHSFTDIHQYGRYLRSKTYCLDTGLEVKRFFNYSLKRKTKPEEIIAPASKEAILEEVRNLHPDFLLFDIKNYSIYCAPSEVMPNILHEIGRLREITFREVGEGTNRATDLDEFDLYYNQMFIWDRDEEKIVGAYRIGKGADIIRQFGVQGFYTQSLFRMKKGFKDTLNQSLELGRSFIVKEYQRKPLPLFLLWKGILYFLLRNPEYRYLLGPVSISNTYSEKSKELIIRYIMANFYDYKSAKHIRPRNRHKVTTLDENLNVALENLTDDIRSLDKFIGDIDEYNKGLPVLLKKYLGLNAKIIGFNVDPKFNNCLDGLIILDLFDVPQETIVSLSKEANDMSILERFYSNTETDKAKE comes from the coding sequence ATGGGAATCGTTAGCTCTAAAGACCTGGTAAAAGCCAGCCCATTCATCCAATATTTTGGGGGTGAATATTTTGCCAAATTCCTGATGCACCTCCTTCGCTTCAACGAGCTGAATACGCTCTACGAAGAGATTGGAAATAAATCGGGTATTGAATTCATTGATGCTTTAATTGATTATCTGGATATCCGTCTCGAATTTAATCCGCAGGACCTGGAACGAATTCCGGCAACGGGCGGATTCATAACGGTTTCGAACCATCCGTTTGGCGGTATCGATGGCATTCTGCTCATCAAACTGATGTCGATGGCACGCGATGATCAGAAAGTGTTGGCCAATTTCTTGCTGAAAAAGGTCAAACCGATCGGAGAATATTTTTTCGCAGTCAATCCGTTTGAGAATATGCCGGAAGCGGGTTCGAGCGTCAGTGGGATGAAAGCTGCTTTCGACCACATTAATGAAGGAGGCGTGCTCAGCATTTTCCCTGCCGGGGAAGTTTCGACCAAATACAACTCTGCCAATTTCATTGCCGACCGGGAATGGTTGTATCCGGCCATCAAATTCATCCGGAAAGCAGATGTGCCGGTAGTTCCCATCTTTTTTCACGGAACCAACAGCCGCATGTTTCACTGGCTGGGACGTATTCACCCGACACTTCGGACGGCCAGACTGGCATCGGAATTACTGAATAAAAAAGGAAAAACCATCAAGGTACGCATCGGAAATCCCATTCCGGTAAAAGAGCAACATTCGTTTACCGATATACATCAATACGGACGTTACCTTCGCTCAAAAACGTACTGTCTCGATACTGGTCTGGAAGTGAAACGCTTTTTCAACTATTCACTGAAAAGAAAAACCAAACCGGAAGAGATTATTGCTCCGGCATCCAAAGAGGCTATTCTGGAAGAGGTTCGCAACCTTCATCCCGATTTCCTGCTTTTCGATATCAAAAATTATTCGATTTACTGTGCACCGTCGGAGGTGATGCCCAATATTCTGCATGAAATTGGAAGACTGCGCGAAATTACCTTCCGGGAAGTGGGTGAAGGAACCAACCGGGCCACCGATCTCGATGAATTCGACCTCTACTACAACCAGATGTTTATCTGGGACCGGGACGAGGAGAAAATTGTGGGTGCCTACCGCATTGGAAAGGGAGCCGATATCATCCGGCAGTTTGGTGTTCAGGGATTTTACACCCAAAGCCTTTTCCGGATGAAAAAAGGTTTTAAAGACACGTTGAATCAATCGTTGGAACTCGGACGTTCGTTCATTGTGAAGGAATATCAGCGGAAACCTCTGCCTTTGTTCCTGCTGTGGAAAGGCATTCTCTATTTCCTTTTGCGAAATCCGGAATACAGATATCTTTTGGGACCGGTGAGCATCAGTAACACCTATTCCGAGAAATCGAAGGAGCTGATCATCCGCTATATTATGGCCAACTTTTACGACTACAAAAGCGCCAAACATATCCGTCCGCGCAACCGGCACAAAGTGACCACGCTGGATGAAAACCTGAATGTAGCGCTCGAGAATCTGACTGACGACATTCGTTCGCTGGACAAATTCATCGGCGATATTGATGAATACAACAAAGGATTGCCGGTTCTGCTGAAAAAATACCTGGGACTGAACGCCAAAATTATCGGCTTCAACGTCGATCCGAAATTCAATAACTGCCTGGACGGGCTGATTATTCTCGATCTGTTCGACGTACCCCAGGAAACCATTGTTTCCCTGTCGAAAGAAGCGAACGACATGAGTATCCTGGAACGGTTTTATTCCAACACAGAAACAGATAAAGCAAAAGAATAA
- a CDS encoding indolepyruvate oxidoreductase subunit beta, whose protein sequence is MKCDIVLAGVGGQGILSIAAVLGMAAVENDLYLKQAETHGMSQRGGAVQSYLRLSDNPIYSDLIPAGEADIILSVEPMESLRYLPFLSKKGYVVTNTTPFVNIPDYPELDKVLGEVKKQPHHIAIDADKVAKEVGNSRASNMVMLGAASPFIDIPFGLIEDGIRKIFIRKGEAIVNLNLEALRAGRKFAEANR, encoded by the coding sequence ATGAAATGTGATATTGTATTGGCAGGCGTTGGCGGACAGGGCATTTTATCGATTGCTGCTGTGCTTGGAATGGCTGCCGTTGAAAACGATTTATACCTGAAACAGGCCGAAACACACGGAATGAGTCAGCGTGGTGGTGCTGTTCAATCGTACCTTCGATTGTCGGATAATCCCATTTACTCGGATTTAATTCCGGCTGGAGAAGCTGATATTATTCTTTCGGTCGAGCCGATGGAATCACTTCGTTATTTGCCTTTCCTGTCGAAGAAAGGGTATGTGGTGACCAATACCACGCCTTTCGTGAATATTCCGGATTATCCGGAGCTTGACAAAGTATTGGGCGAAGTAAAAAAACAACCGCATCACATTGCCATCGATGCGGACAAAGTAGCGAAAGAAGTGGGCAACTCACGCGCATCGAATATGGTGATGCTGGGAGCCGCTTCACCGTTTATCGATATTCCGTTCGGGCTGATTGAAGACGGAATTCGCAAAATTTTTATACGGAAGGGGGAGGCGATTGTTAATCTGAACCTCGAAGCTTTGCGGGCCGGAAGAAAATTCGCGGAAGCCAACCGATAG
- a CDS encoding thiamine pyrophosphate-dependent enzyme gives MTKKLLLGVEAIGQGAIDGGMSGVYAYPGTPSTEITEYVQENAVAKERNIHREWSANEKTAMEAGLGMSYAGKRAMVCMKHVGLNVAADAFVNSAITGVNGGLIVTVADDPSMHSSQNEQDSRFYGKFSMLPILEPSNQQEAYEMACTGFELSEKLGVPVLLRITTRLAHSRAGVETVEPMPENTGSLPKDPRQFVLLPAIARKRYAGLLEKQDSFRESAEKASFNQYFDGEDKSLGIICCGITYNYLKENYPEECPYPHVKLSQYPLPEDMLKKLEEQVDEILVLEEGYPLVEEMLSGFFCRGRRILGRLDGTLPRAGELNPDHVAKALGIPAKKGEKVPDVLANRPPALCKGCSHHDTYKALNLVMEPFGDGHVFSDIGCYTLGALPPYSSINSCVDMGASITMAKGAADAGLFPSVAVIGDSTFTHSGMTGLLDAVNEKTPITVLICDNESVSMTGGQDSAALGKIESICLGLGVDPDHLHTIEAHPKNHDKLVELLEREVNYEGVSVIVPRRECIQKAARRIRAEKMKSEQNA, from the coding sequence AATGCGGTAGCAAAGGAGCGAAACATTCACCGTGAATGGTCAGCTAACGAGAAGACGGCAATGGAAGCAGGACTGGGCATGTCGTATGCCGGTAAGCGAGCCATGGTCTGCATGAAACACGTGGGATTAAACGTAGCTGCTGACGCATTTGTCAATTCGGCCATTACCGGAGTGAATGGTGGATTGATTGTCACGGTAGCCGACGACCCTTCGATGCACTCGTCTCAGAACGAACAAGATTCCCGTTTTTACGGAAAATTCTCGATGCTTCCCATCCTGGAGCCATCCAATCAGCAGGAAGCTTACGAAATGGCCTGTACCGGATTTGAATTATCCGAGAAGCTAGGCGTTCCGGTTTTGCTACGTATTACCACCCGTTTGGCGCATTCGCGTGCCGGCGTGGAAACAGTAGAACCGATGCCTGAAAATACCGGCTCATTACCGAAAGATCCGAGACAATTTGTGTTGCTTCCGGCCATTGCCCGTAAGCGTTACGCTGGTCTGCTGGAGAAACAGGATTCTTTCCGCGAAAGCGCAGAAAAGGCGTCATTTAATCAGTATTTTGATGGCGAGGACAAAAGTCTGGGAATCATTTGCTGCGGCATCACCTATAATTACCTCAAGGAAAACTACCCCGAGGAATGTCCTTATCCGCATGTGAAACTAAGTCAGTATCCGTTGCCGGAAGATATGCTGAAAAAGCTGGAAGAGCAGGTGGATGAAATTCTGGTGCTGGAAGAAGGTTATCCGTTGGTGGAAGAGATGCTGAGCGGGTTCTTCTGTCGCGGACGCCGCATACTGGGACGGCTGGATGGAACCTTGCCACGTGCAGGTGAACTGAATCCGGACCATGTTGCCAAGGCATTGGGAATTCCTGCTAAGAAAGGTGAAAAGGTACCGGATGTACTGGCTAATCGTCCCCCGGCGCTGTGCAAAGGTTGCAGCCACCATGATACCTACAAAGCGTTGAATTTGGTGATGGAGCCATTTGGTGACGGCCATGTATTCTCCGATATTGGTTGTTACACGTTGGGCGCGCTACCTCCTTATTCATCTATCAATTCCTGCGTCGATATGGGCGCATCGATCACGATGGCGAAAGGAGCAGCCGATGCCGGGTTGTTTCCGTCGGTGGCCGTGATTGGCGACTCGACTTTTACCCATTCGGGGATGACCGGTTTGCTGGATGCAGTGAATGAAAAAACTCCGATTACCGTGCTGATTTGTGACAATGAATCGGTTTCGATGACCGGCGGACAAGATTCGGCAGCTTTGGGCAAAATCGAATCCATTTGTCTTGGTCTGGGCGTTGATCCGGATCACTTGCATACGATTGAAGCGCATCCCAAAAATCACGATAAGTTGGTAGAATTGCTTGAACGGGAAGTGAATTACGAAGGTGTATCGGTGATAGTTCCGCGAAGGGAATGTATTCAGAAAGCAGCTCGTCGCATCCGTGCCGAAAAGATGAAGAGTGAACAGAACGCTTAG